From Candidatus Limnocylindrales bacterium, the proteins below share one genomic window:
- a CDS encoding hAT transposon family protein, with product MASGLIAHGKKCVLPALDYFNTVIFNVNSKRYAATVLLFKKLRIFRPVYAAERGGDAADDVAALRTAVPGADDAFVVRLKTELPGYLAACDAVTTDKAADLLIFWRRHREDLPTWCEAFVRIALLQPSSAAAERVFSMLGAMLAARQGRLLADSMTASLTTRYNDMWRGRVSDDSEESDASPVSHEESSDGAGPAGSAAAGLSVVVSDTGSAHEASDGSRADVDDMDVEDGGGAAAAAACDDSSDAVADAADSSSS from the coding sequence ATGGCGAGCGGTCTCATTGCGCACGGCAAGAAGTGCGTGCTGCCAGCGCTGGACTACTTCAACACGGTGATCTTCAACGTCAACAGCAAGCGCTACGCCGCCACGGTGCTGCTGTTCAAGAAGCTGCGCATCTTCCGCCCCGTGTACGCGGCGGAGAGGGGCGGCGACGCCGCCGACGACGTCGCCGCTCTCCGCACCGCCGTCCCCGGTGCAGACGACGCCTTCGTCGTCCGCCTCAAGACCGAGCTCCCTGGTTATCTCGCCGCTTGCGACGCCGTCACGACGGACAAGGCGGCCGACCTGCTCATCTTCTGGCGGCGCCACCGGGAGGACCTACCTACCTGGTGTGAAGCGTTCGTGCGCATTGCCCTCCTGCAGCCCTCTTCGGCTGCTGCCGAGCGCGTCTTCAGCATGCTGGGGGCGATGCTGGCTGCGCGCCAGGGGCGCCTGCTCGCCGACAGCATGACGGCGAGCTTGACGACGCGCTACAACGACATGTGGCGGGGGCGTGTCAGCGACGACAGCGAGGAGAGCGATGCGTCGCCCGTCAGCCACGAGGAGTCAAGCGACGGCGCTGGTCCTGCGGGATCGGCAGCGGCGGGTCTGAGCGTCGTCGTCAGCGACACTGGCAGCGCGCATGAAGCGAGCGACGGATCGCGCGCCGACGTCGACGACATGGACGTTGAAGACGGCGGCGGCGCCGCCGCCGCTGCCGCATGTGACGACAGCAGCGATGCGGTTGCAGATGCGGCGGACTCCTCATCCTCCTAG